A genomic segment from Actinoplanes sichuanensis encodes:
- a CDS encoding extracellular solute-binding protein, giving the protein MRRITKGLAALSSVALAFTLVACSGDKEPAASDNKAADPASLSAELTWWDTSDAKNEGPVFQDLIKQFNAKYPNIKINYQSVPFADAQNKFKTAAAAKTGAPDILRAEVAWVPEFASLGYLYSLDDSALLADASDYNETALASNKFDGKTYGVPQVTDSLALLYNKELVEKAGVTVPKTWAELKTAAQTVKKKTGVEGLYVNPAGYFTLPFLYGEGGDLVDTANKKIVVNSAQNVAGLNIAKDLIDSGASVKPSATDSYGTMMTLFKEKKVAFIVNGPWEVANMKAAPAFGGLENLGIAPVPAGSARAGAPIGGHNYVVYSGVPQEKAAAAVEFIKFMNSAESQAALADKLGVLPTRKSAYDVASVKSNAVISAFKPVIESAVNRPWIPEGGQFFGPLDTMATEVLVQNKDAKASLDAVAQKYKAEVVPSYATN; this is encoded by the coding sequence ATGCGTCGCATAACCAAGGGACTGGCCGCTCTCTCCTCCGTGGCCCTCGCGTTCACCCTCGTGGCGTGCAGCGGCGACAAGGAACCGGCCGCGAGCGACAACAAGGCGGCCGACCCGGCTTCGCTCTCCGCAGAGCTCACGTGGTGGGACACGTCGGACGCCAAGAACGAGGGTCCGGTCTTCCAGGACTTGATCAAGCAGTTCAACGCGAAGTACCCGAACATCAAGATCAACTACCAGTCGGTGCCGTTCGCCGACGCGCAGAACAAGTTCAAGACGGCCGCCGCCGCCAAGACCGGCGCCCCGGACATCCTGCGCGCCGAGGTGGCCTGGGTTCCCGAGTTCGCGTCGCTGGGCTACCTGTACTCGCTGGACGACTCGGCGCTGCTCGCCGACGCGTCGGACTACAACGAGACCGCCCTGGCCTCGAACAAGTTCGACGGCAAGACCTACGGCGTCCCGCAGGTCACCGACAGCCTCGCGCTCCTCTACAACAAGGAGCTCGTCGAGAAGGCCGGTGTCACCGTCCCGAAGACCTGGGCCGAGTTGAAGACCGCCGCCCAGACCGTCAAGAAGAAGACCGGCGTGGAGGGCCTCTACGTCAACCCGGCCGGCTACTTCACCCTGCCGTTCCTGTACGGCGAGGGTGGTGACCTGGTCGACACCGCGAACAAGAAGATCGTGGTGAACTCCGCGCAGAACGTCGCCGGCCTGAACATCGCCAAGGACCTGATCGACAGCGGTGCCTCGGTCAAGCCGTCGGCGACCGACTCGTACGGCACGATGATGACCCTCTTCAAGGAGAAGAAGGTCGCCTTCATCGTCAACGGCCCGTGGGAGGTCGCGAACATGAAGGCCGCCCCGGCCTTCGGTGGCCTGGAGAACCTCGGCATCGCGCCGGTCCCGGCCGGTTCCGCCCGCGCCGGTGCCCCGATCGGTGGCCACAACTACGTCGTCTACTCGGGTGTCCCGCAGGAGAAGGCGGCCGCCGCCGTCGAGTTCATCAAGTTCATGAACTCCGCCGAGTCGCAGGCCGCCCTGGCCGACAAGCTGGGCGTGCTGCCGACCCGCAAGTCGGCCTACGACGTCGCTTCGGTCAAGAGCAACGCCGTGATCTCCGCCTTCAAGCCGGTCATCGAGTCGGCGGTGAACCGCCCGTGGATCCCGGAGGGTGGCCAGTTCTTCGGCCCGCTCGACACCATGGCCACCGAGGTCCTGGTCCAGAACAAGGACGCCAAGGCTTCGCTCGACGCCGTGGCCCAGAAGTACAAGGCCGAGGTCGTTCCCTCGTACGCCACCAACTGA
- a CDS encoding carbohydrate ABC transporter permease, giving the protein MSTVTAGATPRSSTLRRNWDKHWAAWAMVVPVVAVLAVLIFYPLVNGIWLTFTNQTEANQLAEICTKSITGGEVCKENPNAWSFVGLDNYVNVLTGKIGEFWQWTGTTLIWTVAGVAFHYGLGLGLAVMIHREMRFRGFYRVLLVLPWAVPAFISAFAWKFLFNEQLGLVNSLLNAVGIDSVAWFADKWTALFVAVITNIWLGVPFMMVALLGGLQSIPEELYESAEIDGATPWQRFRNITLPGLRPVSMTVILLGTIWTFNMFPIIFLVTEGQPAGATEILVTGAFRAAFEGIRNYSLASTYGVLILSILLIFSVFYRRVLRKQGEVW; this is encoded by the coding sequence ATGAGCACTGTGACTGCCGGCGCGACGCCGAGGAGCAGTACGTTGCGGCGGAACTGGGACAAGCACTGGGCGGCCTGGGCGATGGTCGTTCCGGTCGTGGCTGTCTTGGCGGTTCTGATCTTCTATCCCCTGGTCAACGGCATCTGGCTGACCTTCACCAACCAGACCGAGGCCAACCAGCTCGCCGAGATCTGCACCAAGTCGATCACCGGTGGCGAGGTCTGCAAGGAGAACCCGAACGCCTGGTCGTTCGTGGGTCTGGACAACTACGTCAACGTCCTCACCGGCAAGATCGGCGAGTTCTGGCAGTGGACCGGGACCACCCTGATCTGGACCGTCGCGGGCGTGGCGTTCCACTACGGCCTCGGTCTCGGCCTGGCCGTCATGATCCACCGGGAGATGCGGTTCCGGGGTTTCTACCGCGTGCTGCTGGTGCTGCCGTGGGCGGTGCCGGCGTTCATCAGCGCCTTCGCCTGGAAGTTCCTCTTCAACGAGCAGCTCGGCCTGGTCAACTCGCTGCTCAACGCGGTCGGCATCGACTCGGTCGCCTGGTTCGCCGACAAGTGGACGGCACTGTTCGTCGCCGTGATCACCAATATCTGGCTGGGTGTGCCGTTCATGATGGTGGCCCTGCTGGGCGGCCTGCAGAGCATCCCGGAGGAGCTCTACGAGTCGGCCGAGATCGACGGTGCGACGCCGTGGCAGCGGTTCCGCAACATCACCCTGCCGGGTCTACGGCCGGTCAGCATGACGGTGATCCTGCTCGGCACGATCTGGACCTTCAACATGTTCCCGATCATCTTCCTGGTGACCGAGGGGCAGCCCGCCGGTGCGACCGAGATCCTGGTGACCGGCGCCTTCCGGGCCGCCTTCGAGGGCATCCGGAACTACTCGCTCGCCTCCACGTACGGCGTGCTGATCCTCTCGATCCTGCTCATCTTCTCGGTGTTCTACCGGCGGGTGCTGCGCAAGCAAGGCGAGGTTTGGTGA
- a CDS encoding sugar ABC transporter permease, which yields MTTTPPIAVSRSDAPARVNKPRRGRRSPAASIALHGTLILASLIAIGPILWVVLSSFKPGYAVQSTEITLVKDPTFANYEYVLFETNFPSWFLNSVIVASLTMLIGIFFSATTGYALSRFNFPGRRSLMMVFLITQMFPVSILIVPIYAIMASLGLINTLPSLVIAYLTIAVPFCAWMLKGYFDSIPTSLDEAASLDGCGPFRIFWRVILPLARPAIAVTGFYAFLTAWGEVAYASAFIQTDDKYTLAYGLQQFVPQFNPQWEYLTAAAVLVTIPAGIVFLFAQKHLVSGLTAGGTKG from the coding sequence ATGACCACGACCCCACCGATCGCGGTTTCCCGAAGCGACGCGCCGGCCCGGGTCAACAAGCCGCGTCGCGGCCGCCGCAGCCCCGCTGCGTCGATCGCGCTGCACGGCACGCTGATCCTGGCCTCGCTGATCGCGATCGGCCCGATCCTGTGGGTGGTGCTCTCCTCGTTCAAGCCCGGGTACGCCGTGCAGAGCACCGAGATCACCCTGGTCAAGGACCCGACGTTCGCGAACTACGAGTATGTGCTGTTCGAGACGAACTTCCCGTCCTGGTTCCTGAACTCGGTCATCGTGGCGAGCCTGACCATGCTGATCGGCATCTTCTTCTCGGCGACCACCGGGTACGCGCTGTCCCGGTTCAACTTCCCGGGCCGCCGCTCGCTGATGATGGTCTTCCTGATCACCCAGATGTTCCCGGTCTCCATCCTGATCGTCCCGATCTACGCGATCATGGCGAGCCTGGGCCTGATCAACACGCTCCCGTCGCTGGTCATCGCGTACCTGACGATCGCCGTGCCGTTCTGCGCGTGGATGCTCAAGGGCTACTTCGACTCGATCCCGACCTCGCTGGACGAGGCGGCGTCGTTGGACGGCTGCGGCCCGTTCCGGATCTTCTGGCGGGTCATCCTGCCGCTGGCCCGGCCGGCCATCGCGGTCACCGGTTTCTACGCCTTCCTGACCGCGTGGGGTGAGGTCGCATACGCGTCGGCGTTCATCCAGACCGACGACAAATACACCCTGGCGTACGGTCTGCAGCAGTTCGTGCCGCAGTTCAATCCGCAGTGGGAATACCTCACCGCGGCCGCCGTCCTGGTGACGATCCCGGCCGGAATCGTATTCCTCTTCGCCCAGAAGCATCTCGTGTCCGGTCTTACCGCCGGCGGCACGAAGGGCTGA
- a CDS encoding LacI family DNA-binding transcriptional regulator, protein MRARMADIAKQAQVSEATVSRVINDRPGVSAETRQAVLTALDVLGYERPERLRKRSAGLVGLVVPELDNPIFPAFAQVIESTLAQHGYTPVLCTQSPGGVTEDEYVEMLLDRQVSGIVFISSLSADTTSDRSRYQRLLDRPLPIVLVNGYAKELEAPFVSCDDRVAGDLGVTHLVALGHRRIGIISGPNRFINTQRKLEGYRAAMRREVGLTDTEIDDLVSLTLFGVEGGEVAAERLLAKGATGIICASDMMALGAIRAARRRGLRVPEDVSVIGFDDSALIPFTDPPLTTLRQPVASMAVAAVRSLVDEINGHGAPHSEYLFHPELVVRNSTAIAPMRSEIPVATPAA, encoded by the coding sequence ATGCGTGCGCGAATGGCCGATATCGCCAAACAGGCTCAGGTCAGTGAGGCGACGGTGTCGCGTGTCATTAACGACCGCCCCGGCGTCTCTGCTGAAACCCGACAAGCGGTCCTGACGGCACTCGACGTCCTCGGTTACGAACGGCCGGAAAGATTGCGCAAGCGCAGTGCCGGTCTGGTCGGCCTGGTCGTCCCCGAGCTGGACAACCCGATCTTCCCCGCGTTCGCCCAGGTGATCGAGTCGACCCTGGCGCAACACGGCTACACACCGGTGCTCTGCACCCAGTCTCCGGGCGGCGTCACCGAGGACGAGTATGTGGAGATGCTCCTGGACCGGCAGGTCTCCGGGATCGTCTTCATCTCCTCGCTGTCCGCCGACACCACCTCCGACCGCTCCCGCTACCAGCGGCTGCTCGACCGGCCGCTGCCGATCGTGCTGGTCAACGGCTACGCCAAGGAGCTGGAGGCACCGTTCGTCTCGTGTGACGACCGGGTCGCCGGCGACCTCGGAGTCACCCACCTGGTGGCCCTCGGGCACCGGCGGATCGGCATCATCTCCGGCCCCAACCGGTTCATCAACACCCAGCGCAAGCTGGAGGGTTACCGCGCCGCCATGAGGCGCGAGGTGGGCCTGACCGACACCGAGATCGACGACCTGGTCTCGTTGACCCTGTTCGGCGTCGAGGGTGGCGAGGTCGCCGCCGAGCGGCTGCTGGCCAAGGGCGCGACCGGCATCATCTGCGCGTCGGACATGATGGCGCTCGGCGCGATCCGGGCCGCCCGTCGCCGTGGCCTGCGGGTTCCCGAGGACGTGTCGGTGATCGGCTTCGACGACTCGGCGCTGATCCCGTTCACCGACCCGCCGCTGACCACACTGCGCCAGCCGGTGGCCTCGATGGCGGTGGCCGCGGTCCGGTCCCTGGTCGACGAGATCAACGGCCACGGCGCGCCGCACTCGGAATACCTCTTCCACCCCGAGCTGGTGGTTCGCAACTCGACGGCGATCGCTCCGATGCGTTCCGAGATTCCGGTCGCCACTCCCGCCGCCTGA
- the pulA gene encoding pullulanase-type alpha-1,6-glucosidase: protein MLPDRFANGDTRNDKGGLSGDRLATGYDPTDKGFYHGGDLKGVIDRLDYIQGLGTTAIWLAPVFKNRPVQGTGADVSAGYHGYWITDFTQVDPHFGTNADLKRLVKLAHQRGLKIYLDIIVNHTADVIKYAENTYTYVDKADSPYTDTDGQPFEDRNYATSGATSDEFPKTDATSYPYTPVFGSKADSTVKKPSWLNDVNMYHNRGDSTFAGENSEYGDFYGLDDLFTERPEVVEGMSKIYGDWVKDTGIDGYRLDTVKHSNLEFWQQWQPAVEKAARQAGKKDFFTFGEVYSADQEIESTYVRQGGLPATLDFSFQETARGFVTGNSGADALSALYAKDDLYTARDTGADRLPTFLGNHDMGRIGSFIAAAATADSQLKRDQLAHELMFLTRGQPVVYSGDEQGFTGPGGDKDARQDLFASKSADYLDDDLIGTDRTHAVDNYNTSHPVYQTIAALAKLRKANPALVTGIQQTRYAAEGQGVFAASRIARDSTRKEYVVAVNNATTAQTVSFATATPNTVFTGIYGGATSANSDTDGRITITVPALSSVVLKAGGAVAVPSNGPTVTLSSPKADASVATRTEIVADVVGDPLSTVTFAAQVGDGEWKLLGTADRAPYRIYHDLTGLAGKTPVRYKAVVRDSKGRLASATSNITVGTPVAESTAGYAVVHYQRPDGQYDDQNLYVWGDIDPSMSTTWPNGQQFTGADSYGRFAYVKLKPGAKSVGFIVVDDNGDKDTDADRTINIGAAPEIWIKQGDTTVYPTRQAATGRPDPAQDETKAIVHWKRADGNYDGWGMHVWSGAADPTDWSSPLLPARIDSYGAVFEVPLAAGATSLSYIIHRGDEKDLPADQSLDFAKASHEVWLLAGQETRLLPLVKTNAGGGVVDVAKSAAVWLDRGTIAWKTGTGSTLEPVGAGTDGKVYDLVYSPVGGIGVADGELTGTYQSAALKAVRTGLSEDQRERFPHLWQYGAFTTAKKDLSEILRGQVVVTERDATGKLLSATGVQLAGVLDDLYRTDATLGPVISGRKASVAVWAPTARSVELEVYDTADQVSPALVELTRDNRTGVWSGRGDWAGKFYKFRVTAWQPATQKVVTASVTDPYSIALTADSTRSRFVSLSDPALAPAGWSNLKKPAAVAPAKIQISELSVRDFSIADKSVKTQNQGTFSAFTDPNTTGMKHLRELAGAGVTHLHLLPAFDFATIPEKRADQQQPACDLASLPPDSEEQQACIEKVAATDGYNWGYDPLHYTVPEGGYAADPDKRTNEFRSMVAGVNQAGLRVVMDVVYNHTSAAGTDAKSVLDQIVPGYYHRLLEDGTIANSTCCANTAPENAMMGRLVVDSIVTWAKQYKVDGFRFDLMGHHPKENILAVRKALDKLTVARDGVDGKNIYVYGEGWNFGEVANNARFIQASQTELGGTGIGTFNDRLRDAVRGGGPFDGNPRIQGFASGLAGAPNGDPVNGTAAEQQARLLHYQDLIKVGLTGNLADYTFTSSAGTTVKGSQVDYNGAQAGYTKNPGESITYVDAHDNEILYDAFAYKLPQSTTAVQRARAQSVALATTVLGQGAGFVTAGSERLRSKSLDRNSFNSGDWFNQIIWDCSQGNGFGRGLPPKADNESKYPYAKPLLADPALVPDCAAVKLADSTYQELLKIRKSTPGFGLATGAQVQQRVAFPLSGVNETPGVITMTIDTRGVDNRWKSITVVFNAGTTTATQKVPGLAGKRVALHPVQQASADPVTRTAAFAASTGTLTVPARTVSVFVQS, encoded by the coding sequence GTGCTCCCGGACCGGTTCGCCAACGGGGACACCCGCAACGACAAGGGCGGGCTCTCCGGGGACCGTCTCGCCACCGGGTACGACCCCACCGACAAGGGCTTCTACCACGGCGGCGACCTCAAGGGCGTGATCGACCGGCTGGACTACATCCAGGGGCTCGGCACCACCGCGATCTGGCTCGCGCCGGTCTTCAAGAACCGTCCCGTGCAGGGCACCGGCGCGGACGTGAGCGCCGGCTACCACGGGTACTGGATCACCGACTTCACCCAGGTGGACCCGCACTTCGGCACCAACGCCGACCTGAAGAGGCTGGTCAAGCTGGCCCACCAGCGCGGTCTCAAGATCTACCTGGACATCATCGTCAACCACACCGCCGACGTCATCAAGTACGCGGAGAACACCTACACGTACGTCGACAAGGCGGACTCCCCGTACACCGACACCGACGGGCAGCCGTTCGAGGACCGCAACTACGCGACCTCGGGAGCGACCTCGGACGAGTTCCCGAAGACCGACGCCACGTCGTACCCGTACACCCCGGTCTTCGGATCGAAAGCGGACTCGACGGTCAAGAAACCGTCGTGGCTGAACGACGTGAACATGTACCACAACCGCGGTGACTCCACCTTCGCCGGCGAGAACAGCGAGTACGGCGACTTCTACGGCCTCGACGACCTCTTCACCGAGCGTCCCGAGGTGGTCGAGGGCATGTCGAAGATCTACGGCGACTGGGTGAAGGACACCGGCATCGACGGCTACCGCCTCGACACGGTCAAGCACTCCAACCTGGAGTTCTGGCAGCAGTGGCAGCCGGCCGTCGAGAAGGCCGCCCGGCAGGCCGGCAAGAAGGACTTCTTCACGTTCGGCGAGGTGTACAGCGCCGATCAGGAGATCGAGTCCACCTACGTGCGCCAGGGCGGCCTGCCCGCCACCCTGGACTTCTCGTTCCAGGAGACCGCGCGCGGCTTCGTCACCGGCAACAGCGGCGCCGACGCGTTGTCCGCGCTGTACGCCAAGGACGACCTCTACACCGCCCGTGACACCGGCGCGGACCGGCTGCCGACCTTCCTCGGCAACCACGACATGGGCCGGATCGGCTCGTTCATCGCCGCCGCCGCGACCGCCGACTCCCAGCTCAAGCGCGACCAGCTCGCGCACGAGCTGATGTTCCTGACCCGTGGCCAGCCGGTCGTCTACTCCGGTGACGAGCAGGGCTTCACCGGGCCCGGCGGCGACAAGGACGCCCGCCAGGACCTGTTCGCCAGCAAGTCCGCGGACTACCTGGACGACGACCTGATCGGCACCGACCGCACCCACGCGGTCGACAACTACAACACGTCGCACCCGGTCTACCAGACGATCGCCGCGCTCGCGAAGCTCCGCAAGGCGAACCCGGCCCTGGTCACCGGCATCCAGCAGACCCGCTACGCGGCCGAGGGCCAGGGCGTTTTCGCGGCCTCCCGGATCGCCCGGGACAGCACCCGCAAGGAGTACGTGGTCGCGGTCAACAACGCCACCACGGCGCAGACCGTCTCGTTCGCCACGGCCACTCCGAACACCGTCTTCACCGGGATCTACGGTGGCGCGACCAGCGCGAACTCGGACACCGACGGGCGGATCACGATCACCGTCCCGGCGCTGTCCTCCGTCGTCCTCAAAGCCGGGGGAGCTGTGGCCGTACCGTCGAATGGTCCGACGGTGACCCTCAGCAGCCCGAAGGCGGACGCCTCGGTCGCCACCCGCACCGAGATCGTCGCCGACGTCGTCGGCGACCCGCTGTCCACGGTGACCTTCGCGGCCCAGGTCGGCGACGGTGAATGGAAGCTGCTCGGTACCGCCGACCGCGCGCCCTACCGGATCTACCACGACCTGACCGGCCTGGCCGGGAAGACGCCGGTGCGGTACAAGGCGGTGGTGCGCGACAGTAAGGGCCGGCTCGCGTCGGCGACGTCGAACATCACCGTCGGCACCCCGGTGGCCGAGTCGACCGCGGGTTACGCGGTCGTGCACTACCAGCGGCCGGACGGGCAGTACGACGACCAGAACCTCTACGTGTGGGGCGACATCGACCCGTCGATGTCCACCACCTGGCCGAACGGGCAGCAGTTCACCGGCGCCGACTCGTACGGCCGCTTCGCCTACGTGAAGCTCAAGCCGGGCGCCAAGAGCGTCGGTTTCATCGTGGTCGACGACAACGGCGACAAGGACACCGACGCCGACCGGACGATCAACATCGGCGCCGCCCCGGAGATCTGGATCAAGCAGGGCGACACCACGGTCTACCCGACCCGGCAGGCGGCCACCGGCCGGCCCGACCCGGCGCAGGACGAGACCAAGGCGATCGTCCACTGGAAGCGGGCCGACGGGAACTACGACGGCTGGGGCATGCACGTCTGGTCCGGCGCGGCCGACCCGACCGACTGGTCCAGCCCGCTGCTCCCGGCCCGGATCGACAGTTACGGCGCGGTCTTCGAGGTGCCTCTGGCGGCCGGAGCGACCTCGCTGAGCTACATCATCCACCGCGGTGACGAGAAGGATCTGCCCGCCGACCAGTCGCTCGACTTCGCCAAGGCGAGCCACGAGGTCTGGCTGCTGGCCGGTCAGGAGACCCGCCTGCTGCCGCTGGTCAAGACCAACGCGGGCGGTGGTGTCGTGGACGTCGCCAAGTCGGCCGCGGTCTGGCTGGACCGGGGCACGATCGCCTGGAAGACCGGGACCGGGAGCACCCTGGAGCCGGTCGGCGCGGGGACCGACGGCAAGGTCTACGACCTGGTGTACTCGCCGGTGGGCGGGATCGGTGTCGCGGACGGTGAGCTGACCGGGACGTACCAGTCAGCTGCTCTCAAAGCGGTGAGAACCGGTCTCAGCGAGGATCAGCGCGAGAGATTCCCGCACCTGTGGCAGTACGGCGCTTTCACGACCGCTAAGAAAGATCTTTCCGAAATCCTGCGCGGCCAGGTCGTCGTCACCGAACGCGACGCCACCGGCAAGCTTCTCTCGGCCACCGGCGTACAGCTGGCGGGCGTCCTCGATGATCTGTACCGGACCGACGCCACCCTCGGCCCGGTGATCAGCGGGCGGAAGGCGAGCGTCGCCGTCTGGGCGCCCACCGCCCGCAGCGTCGAACTGGAGGTCTACGACACCGCCGACCAGGTCTCCCCGGCGCTGGTCGAACTGACCCGCGACAACCGCACCGGTGTCTGGTCGGGTAGGGGCGACTGGGCCGGCAAGTTCTACAAGTTCCGGGTGACCGCGTGGCAGCCGGCCACGCAGAAGGTCGTCACGGCGTCGGTGACCGACCCGTACTCGATCGCGCTCACCGCAGACTCCACCCGCAGCCGGTTCGTCAGCCTGTCCGACCCGGCGCTCGCACCGGCCGGCTGGAGCAACCTGAAGAAGCCGGCCGCCGTCGCTCCCGCGAAGATCCAGATCTCGGAGCTGTCGGTGCGGGACTTCTCCATCGCCGACAAATCGGTCAAGACGCAGAATCAGGGTACGTTCAGCGCCTTCACCGACCCGAACACGACAGGTATGAAGCACCTGCGTGAACTGGCCGGCGCCGGCGTCACCCACCTGCACCTGCTCCCGGCGTTCGACTTCGCCACCATCCCGGAGAAGCGCGCCGACCAGCAGCAGCCCGCCTGTGACCTGGCGTCGCTGCCGCCGGACTCGGAAGAGCAGCAGGCCTGCATCGAAAAGGTGGCCGCGACCGACGGCTACAACTGGGGCTACGACCCGCTGCACTACACGGTTCCCGAGGGTGGCTACGCCGCCGATCCCGACAAGCGGACGAACGAGTTCCGCAGCATGGTCGCCGGGGTCAACCAGGCCGGCCTGCGGGTGGTCATGGACGTCGTCTACAACCACACCTCGGCCGCCGGGACCGACGCCAAGTCGGTGCTCGACCAGATCGTGCCCGGCTACTACCACCGCCTCCTCGAGGACGGCACCATCGCCAACTCCACCTGCTGCGCCAACACCGCGCCGGAGAACGCGATGATGGGCCGGCTCGTGGTCGACTCGATCGTCACGTGGGCCAAGCAGTACAAGGTCGACGGCTTCCGGTTCGACCTGATGGGCCACCACCCGAAGGAGAACATCCTGGCGGTGCGCAAGGCCCTCGACAAGCTCACGGTCGCGAGGGACGGCGTCGACGGCAAGAACATCTATGTGTACGGCGAGGGCTGGAACTTCGGTGAGGTGGCGAACAACGCGCGCTTCATCCAGGCATCCCAGACCGAGCTCGGCGGCACCGGGATCGGCACGTTCAACGACCGGCTCCGGGACGCGGTCCGCGGTGGCGGCCCGTTCGACGGCAACCCGCGCATCCAGGGCTTCGCGTCCGGTCTGGCCGGCGCCCCCAACGGCGACCCGGTCAACGGCACCGCGGCCGAGCAGCAGGCCCGCCTGCTGCACTACCAGGACCTGATCAAGGTCGGTCTGACCGGCAACCTGGCCGACTACACGTTCACCTCGTCGGCCGGCACCACGGTCAAGGGCTCGCAGGTCGACTACAACGGGGCGCAGGCCGGGTACACGAAGAACCCCGGTGAGTCGATCACCTACGTCGACGCGCACGACAACGAGATCCTGTACGACGCGTTCGCGTACAAGCTGCCGCAGTCGACCACGGCCGTCCAGCGGGCCCGGGCCCAGTCGGTGGCGCTCGCCACCACCGTGCTCGGTCAGGGCGCCGGTTTCGTCACGGCGGGCAGCGAGCGGCTCCGCTCCAAGTCGCTGGACCGGAACTCGTTCAACTCGGGTGACTGGTTCAACCAGATCATCTGGGACTGCTCGCAGGGCAACGGCTTCGGCCGCGGCCTGCCACCCAAGGCGGACAACGAGTCGAAGTACCCGTACGCCAAGCCGCTGCTCGCCGACCCGGCGCTCGTCCCGGACTGTGCCGCGGTCAAGCTGGCCGACAGCACCTACCAGGAGCTGCTGAAGATCCGGAAATCCACGCCGGGCTTCGGACTCGCCACCGGCGCGCAGGTGCAGCAGCGAGTCGCGTTCCCCCTCTCCGGCGTGAACGAGACGCCCGGCGTCATCACGATGACCATCGACACCCGTGGGGTCGACAACCGCTGGAAGTCGATCACGGTGGTCTTCAACGCCGGCACCACCACGGCCACCCAGAAGGTGCCGGGGCTCGCCGGTAAGAGGGTCGCGCTCCACCCGGTCCAGCAGGCTTCGGCCGACCCGGTGACTCGTACCGCCGCATTCGCGGCCTCCACCGGAACGCTGACCGTCCCCGCACGAACCGTCTCGGTCTTCGTGCAGAGCTGA
- a CDS encoding DinB family protein yields MSFDWNSHLREQLDWHWRVHFRPRLDGLTDEEYLWEPVPGAWNVRPRGTSPTSMAAGGGDFTIDWEVPEPSPPPVTTIAWRLGHLIVGVLGMRNAAHFGIGTTDYLTHAYAGTAAGALAQLDEAYLTWSTGVAALGEEGLRRAVGPAEGGFAEHPMATLVLHINREMIHHGAEILLLRDLFRRVPPR; encoded by the coding sequence ATGAGCTTCGACTGGAACTCTCATCTGCGCGAGCAGCTCGACTGGCACTGGCGGGTGCACTTCCGGCCGCGTCTGGACGGCCTCACCGACGAGGAGTATCTCTGGGAGCCCGTTCCCGGGGCGTGGAATGTGCGCCCGCGCGGCACCAGCCCGACGAGCATGGCCGCCGGTGGCGGGGATTTCACCATCGACTGGGAGGTGCCGGAGCCGTCGCCACCGCCGGTCACCACGATCGCGTGGCGGCTCGGGCATCTGATCGTCGGTGTTCTCGGCATGCGCAACGCCGCCCATTTCGGCATCGGCACCACCGACTATCTGACGCACGCCTACGCGGGTACCGCGGCCGGCGCCCTGGCACAGCTCGACGAGGCCTATCTGACCTGGTCGACGGGGGTGGCCGCGCTGGGTGAGGAGGGCCTGCGGCGGGCGGTCGGGCCGGCCGAGGGCGGCTTCGCCGAGCATCCGATGGCCACGCTCGTTCTGCACATCAACCGCGAGATGATCCACCACGGTGCCGAGATCCTGCTGCTGCGGGACCTCTTCAGACGGGTTCCGCCACGGTGA